A genome region from Schlesneria paludicola DSM 18645 includes the following:
- a CDS encoding REP-associated tyrosine transposase — translation MGRTARASQGGFLYHVLNRGNGRADVFHKEEDFAAFVRLMQEAHEKVPMRLVGYCLMANHFHLMLWPHGDGDLSRWMQWLMTAHVRRYHRHNKGSGHVWQGRFKAFPIQDDEHYLTVMRYVERNPLRANLVERSQDWEWSSLKPTERSGPVGLLSEGPIAKPSQWTRFVNGVETETELKALRQCVARGTPFGDSDWQQETANQLGIEASLRPRGRPRLQDDDETGS, via the coding sequence ATGGGAAGAACAGCTCGAGCTTCGCAAGGTGGATTTCTGTATCACGTGCTCAACCGGGGCAACGGTCGGGCAGATGTGTTTCATAAGGAGGAAGACTTCGCTGCCTTTGTCAGACTGATGCAGGAGGCTCACGAAAAGGTTCCCATGCGATTGGTCGGCTATTGCCTGATGGCCAATCATTTTCATTTGATGCTGTGGCCACATGGAGATGGAGACCTGAGTCGCTGGATGCAGTGGCTGATGACCGCGCATGTACGTCGGTATCATCGGCACAACAAGGGAAGCGGTCATGTTTGGCAAGGACGCTTCAAGGCGTTTCCGATTCAGGATGATGAGCATTACTTGACCGTCATGCGCTACGTTGAACGCAACCCGCTGCGTGCCAATCTGGTTGAGCGAAGCCAGGATTGGGAATGGTCAAGCCTCAAGCCGACTGAGCGAAGTGGACCGGTTGGACTTCTTTCAGAAGGTCCCATTGCAAAGCCCTCGCAGTGGACTCGGTTTGTTAACGGCGTGGAAACTGAGACGGAACTGAAGGCTCTTCGGCAATGCGTTGCACGCGGGACTCCGTTTGGCGATTCGGATTGGCAACAGGAGACTGCGAATCAGCTTGGGATTGAGGCGTCTTTGCGGCCGCGGGGTCGGCCCCGATTGCAGGACGACGACGAGACGGGCTCGTAA
- a CDS encoding IS66 family transposase, whose translation YFWVHGTTRYIHFTFGTTRSGQVSRNVLGDDFTGTLVTDCYSGYIAHSAGAKQKCLVHLARTARDWQKLTEDGSLDFLFFQAVREFVKQGCEFHRLRSKGTLDTTQIVAAKAWLREELLRLETGVVTHGKARTLQARIVNYHREWLVFVDDARVPPTNNLAEQSLRPLVVLRKITFGHRSRAGGERMATLMTVAETARRHGHRASQIFLALMTHPPNKVLRQLYATV comes from the coding sequence TATTTCTGGGTGCATGGGACCACCCGGTACATCCACTTTACGTTCGGCACGACGCGCAGTGGACAAGTCTCCCGCAACGTGTTGGGAGACGACTTCACGGGCACCCTCGTGACCGATTGCTACTCAGGCTACATTGCACACTCGGCCGGCGCAAAACAGAAGTGTCTGGTTCATTTGGCACGCACCGCTCGTGATTGGCAGAAGCTCACCGAAGACGGATCGCTGGACTTTCTGTTCTTCCAGGCCGTCAGGGAGTTCGTCAAGCAGGGCTGCGAGTTTCATCGTCTTCGCAGCAAGGGAACGCTCGACACAACGCAAATCGTCGCTGCGAAGGCGTGGCTCCGCGAAGAACTGTTGCGTCTGGAAACAGGGGTCGTCACCCACGGGAAAGCCCGGACATTGCAAGCACGGATCGTCAATTATCACCGCGAATGGCTCGTGTTTGTCGACGACGCGCGAGTCCCACCGACGAACAATCTGGCCGAGCAGTCCTTGAGGCCGCTGGTGGTCCTTCGCAAGATCACGTTCGGCCATCGCAGTCGCGCGGGCGGCGAGCGCATGGCCACTCTCATGACGGTCGCTGAGACCGCTCGTCGCCACGGCCACCGCGCGAGCCAGATCTTCTTGGCACTCATGACTCACCCGCCCAACAAGGTGCTGCGGCAGCTCTACGCCACGGTGTGA
- the lysA gene encoding diaminopimelate decarboxylase, giving the protein MITEQIAGVDVRSLAEQFGTPAYVYDRRKIEERISDLNAFPVIRYAQKANSNLAILDVVRQRGVLLDAVSAGEIHRALKAGYKPSEIVYTSDIFDHETLKTVSQLGIHVNCGSPDMISQYGAVCPNRSITLRINPGFGHGHSQKTNTGGEQSKHGIWYEQLPECLSRAKSASLTITGMHMHIGSGTDFQHLSQVCSALEQAALQVGPTLTTISAGGGLPTPYAPDDKPIDIGAYSDLWLNTRRSLERKLGKKLSLEVEPGRYLVAEAGFLISEIRAVKQMGTNVFYLLNAGFNNLARPILYGAYHSMSICYSKGANSGHQPVVVGGPLCESGDIFTQSDGGFVQHRELPIAQVGDFVVVHCAGAYSFSMSSNYNSMPLACEILIDAGKPHLIRRRQTLDDLTGPEIIPCYESV; this is encoded by the coding sequence ATGATTACTGAGCAGATTGCAGGTGTGGACGTACGATCGCTGGCTGAGCAGTTTGGAACCCCAGCCTATGTTTATGACCGGCGCAAGATCGAGGAACGAATCAGCGACCTGAATGCTTTTCCTGTGATTCGATACGCGCAAAAAGCCAATTCGAATCTCGCCATACTCGATGTCGTCCGTCAACGCGGGGTATTGTTGGATGCCGTCTCGGCAGGTGAAATTCACCGGGCACTTAAAGCCGGTTACAAGCCATCTGAGATTGTCTACACATCTGATATCTTCGATCACGAAACACTCAAAACGGTCAGCCAATTGGGAATCCACGTGAATTGTGGTTCTCCTGATATGATCAGCCAATACGGCGCTGTGTGCCCCAATCGATCCATTACTCTGCGTATCAATCCTGGATTTGGGCATGGCCACAGCCAGAAAACAAACACAGGCGGGGAGCAATCCAAGCACGGGATTTGGTATGAGCAATTGCCGGAGTGCCTCTCACGCGCAAAATCCGCGAGCCTAACGATCACAGGAATGCACATGCACATTGGATCTGGAACCGATTTCCAGCACTTGTCGCAAGTCTGCAGCGCACTCGAACAAGCGGCGCTGCAAGTTGGCCCGACATTGACCACAATTAGTGCTGGTGGCGGCTTACCAACCCCTTACGCACCTGACGACAAACCTATTGACATCGGCGCATACTCAGACTTGTGGTTAAACACGCGTCGGTCTCTGGAGCGGAAGCTCGGAAAGAAACTTTCTTTGGAGGTCGAGCCAGGGCGATATCTTGTCGCAGAAGCAGGTTTTTTGATATCTGAAATTCGAGCTGTGAAACAAATGGGAACCAACGTTTTCTACTTGCTCAATGCCGGTTTCAATAATCTCGCGAGACCGATCTTGTACGGAGCATATCACTCCATGTCGATCTGCTACTCCAAAGGCGCTAATTCTGGCCACCAGCCCGTTGTCGTCGGCGGTCCACTTTGCGAATCGGGAGATATTTTCACTCAGTCTGATGGTGGCTTTGTTCAGCATCGAGAGCTGCCCATAGCTCAGGTGGGTGACTTTGTCGTAGTTCACTGCGCCGGCGCTTACTCGTTCAGCATGAGCTCCAACTATAACTCGATGCCGTTGGCGTGCGAGATACTAATCGATGCTGGAAAACCCCATTTGATTCGCCGTCGGCAGACCCTCGACGACCTAACAGGCCCTGAGATCATTCCATGTTATGAATCAGTCTGA
- a CDS encoding YceK/YidQ family lipoprotein: protein MRFSTRLITIPLATSLLFWNVSCASIGVRTGAYDNRCAIYPATTNDVGTVCYAAAMPFRSSLDPTFSPDAQDGLVYLFAPVAIIDFPLAVAVDTLLLPYDIHKLWKKQHNSDDESTNELVPSIHRDDLGLVPLEPQRRPKVAPDSKQNDSDQPEP, encoded by the coding sequence ATGCGTTTCTCTACTCGATTGATTACGATTCCTCTGGCGACCTCGCTGCTCTTCTGGAATGTCAGTTGTGCAAGCATTGGCGTTCGCACGGGTGCGTATGATAACCGATGTGCGATTTATCCGGCCACTACCAATGACGTTGGCACTGTTTGTTATGCAGCAGCCATGCCATTCAGGTCATCGCTCGACCCAACCTTTAGCCCAGATGCACAAGATGGTCTAGTCTATCTGTTCGCCCCTGTGGCGATTATCGACTTCCCGCTGGCAGTTGCCGTGGATACATTGCTTCTACCGTATGACATTCACAAGCTCTGGAAAAAGCAACACAATTCCGACGATGAGTCTACAAACGAACTCGTTCCGTCGATTCACCGGGACGATTTAGGTTTAGTCCCGCTCGAACCGCAGCGGCGACCAAAAGTTGCTCCAGACTCCAAACAGAATGATTCAGACCAGCCTGAACCATAG
- a CDS encoding GNAT family N-acetyltransferase, translating to MISPIDEGDLDQLSNLVDVTVHGSVANNKEDAKFLIEDIVRSLKTWQASCSRGFHAKYSVDEAIVGFVVVKEYWNLSHLFVLPSHQGHGIGRGLMQAALTACRDKSPRGKIQLHSSSNAVGFYATLGFNQTGAGIERPGGCIPFEFGFSQFHATGAVDPDGCN from the coding sequence ATGATCAGTCCAATCGACGAAGGCGATCTCGATCAATTGTCGAACTTAGTCGATGTGACGGTTCACGGGTCCGTCGCGAACAACAAAGAAGATGCCAAGTTTCTGATTGAGGACATCGTTCGTTCCCTGAAGACCTGGCAGGCGTCATGCTCCCGAGGGTTCCACGCCAAGTATTCTGTCGATGAAGCGATTGTTGGGTTCGTCGTGGTGAAGGAATATTGGAACCTATCGCATCTATTCGTTTTGCCGTCCCACCAAGGTCACGGAATCGGACGAGGCCTGATGCAAGCGGCACTTACTGCTTGCCGTGACAAGAGTCCGCGAGGCAAGATTCAGTTGCACTCATCCAGCAACGCGGTGGGCTTTTACGCGACTTTGGGATTCAATCAAACTGGGGCAGGCATTGAAAGGCCCGGAGGCTGCATCCCGTTCGAATTTGGCTTCTCGCAATTCCATGCAACGGGGGCCGTCGACCCGGACGGTTGCAATTGA
- the dusB gene encoding tRNA dihydrouridine synthase DusB codes for MADVELSESKLAELSQSVRARLAKMPQLSYGTLTLGSRYLLSPLAGYTNLPFRRIVREVGGVGLATTDLVNARGLMDGSAKSLQLIETCPEDRPFAVQLFGSNPAIMRDAAQFLEARGIDSIDINMGCPVHRITKGGAGASMMCQVDSTVELVRLIVESVKIPVTVKMRLGWDQTQLTAPKFAREFEQVGVAAVAIHGRTREQGFSGVVDRDGIRQVVEAVEKIPVIGNGDIRTVADGVRMFAETGCHGISMGRGALANPWIFRQFVEWETTGQANVPGHFEDRLGLLLKQFSYLEQQRGTERAIVSFRKMAHWYLKAMCVNAHLRNQMQSARTREEFVAAVEEIAVRGPSRGSRTGVLPELAIPVPSGPIENW; via the coding sequence ATGGCTGATGTTGAGTTGTCTGAATCAAAGCTTGCGGAACTGTCCCAGTCGGTCCGTGCGCGCCTGGCCAAAATGCCGCAGTTGTCGTATGGGACGCTAACGCTTGGCTCACGCTATTTGCTGAGTCCCTTGGCCGGGTACACGAATCTGCCGTTTCGCCGAATTGTGCGAGAGGTGGGTGGGGTCGGGCTGGCGACGACGGATCTGGTCAATGCGCGCGGATTAATGGACGGTAGTGCAAAGTCGCTCCAGTTGATTGAAACCTGTCCGGAAGACCGTCCGTTTGCCGTGCAACTGTTCGGCAGCAATCCCGCGATCATGCGGGATGCGGCGCAGTTTCTCGAAGCGCGTGGGATCGATTCGATCGATATCAATATGGGATGCCCCGTCCACCGAATCACCAAGGGGGGGGCCGGCGCGAGCATGATGTGTCAGGTCGACAGTACGGTCGAACTTGTCCGCCTGATCGTGGAGTCGGTGAAGATTCCTGTGACCGTCAAGATGCGGCTGGGCTGGGATCAGACTCAATTGACGGCCCCCAAGTTCGCTCGTGAGTTCGAGCAAGTCGGAGTAGCTGCGGTGGCGATTCATGGACGCACCCGCGAACAGGGATTCAGTGGCGTCGTCGATCGCGACGGGATTCGCCAGGTGGTCGAGGCCGTCGAAAAGATCCCCGTCATTGGTAATGGCGATATCCGGACGGTCGCAGATGGCGTGCGAATGTTTGCCGAAACAGGTTGTCACGGGATTTCCATGGGACGCGGGGCACTCGCAAACCCCTGGATTTTCCGGCAGTTTGTGGAGTGGGAGACGACGGGGCAGGCGAACGTGCCCGGTCATTTCGAAGACCGGCTGGGACTGTTGCTCAAGCAGTTCAGTTATCTCGAGCAACAACGCGGAACGGAACGCGCGATTGTTTCGTTCCGAAAGATGGCGCACTGGTACTTGAAAGCGATGTGCGTGAACGCTCATCTGCGAAACCAAATGCAGAGTGCCCGAACGCGCGAGGAATTTGTCGCGGCCGTCGAGGAAATCGCCGTGCGCGGTCCGTCCCGGGGTTCCCGAACGGGCGTTCTACCAGAACTCGCGATCCCGGTTCCCTCGGGGCCAATCGAGAACTGGTAG
- a CDS encoding transposase encodes MPQPPRADEAAGLYHALNRGNGRQEIFHKSEDFAAFERVLAEGLASYDVTLFCFQLMPNHWHLVLRPNADGELSRFMRWITATHTMRYRAHDRTSGEGHVYQGRFKSFPIQDDAHFLTVCRYVERNAVRAGLVKQAEDWRWGSLWRWMQPADPDPALLSPWPIPRSPNWVHRVNEPLTEQELSAIRKSAQKGCPHGSLEWIEQAAARLGLASTLRNRGRQRIHFPEIDDQNTNIES; translated from the coding sequence ATGCCACAACCACCCCGCGCCGATGAAGCTGCCGGACTGTACCATGCCTTGAACCGAGGCAATGGACGGCAGGAGATTTTCCATAAATCCGAGGACTTTGCCGCATTTGAGCGAGTTCTTGCGGAAGGGTTAGCTTCTTATGATGTCACGCTCTTTTGCTTCCAACTCATGCCCAATCATTGGCATCTTGTCCTGCGTCCGAACGCTGATGGTGAGCTAAGTCGGTTCATGCGCTGGATCACCGCGACGCACACGATGCGTTACCGGGCTCATGACCGCACCTCGGGCGAAGGGCATGTTTACCAGGGACGATTTAAAAGCTTTCCAATTCAGGATGATGCGCATTTTCTGACTGTTTGCCGTTACGTCGAGCGGAATGCTGTTCGAGCCGGGCTAGTCAAGCAGGCGGAGGACTGGAGATGGGGTTCACTTTGGCGATGGATGCAACCGGCTGACCCCGATCCGGCATTGTTGTCGCCGTGGCCAATCCCTCGGTCACCCAATTGGGTCCATCGGGTCAACGAGCCTTTGACGGAGCAGGAACTTTCTGCCATCCGCAAATCCGCTCAGAAAGGCTGCCCACACGGATCGCTCGAATGGATCGAACAGGCCGCCGCACGGCTGGGTTTGGCCTCGACGCTCAGAAATCGAGGTCGCCAAAGAATCCACTTTCCAGAAATCGACGACCAAAACACCAACATTGAGTCCTGA
- a CDS encoding S1C family serine protease produces the protein MTDDSHDGLSGPMAVVPAWLVSILLLAVSGVMLQNAGYLPGFGGRAAKESRPVTPRGDLADDEKSTIQLFREASPSVVHITTLTRQRDHLSFNLPKIPEGTGTGFIYDDAGHIVTNYHVIRAAQAARVMLADNSSWSAVLVGYDPDKDIAVLKISVPAGRLTKVAIGTSSDLQVGQKVFAIGSPFGLDQTLTTGIISGLGREIESVGGRPIEGVIQTDAAINPGNSGGPLLDSAGRLIGVNTMIVSPSGAFSGVGFAVPVDIVNQVVPDIIRSHQSERGSLPVKLFDDSIARRLGVTSGALIDRVYDYGGADAAVLRPTFLDEHDVIHLGDLIVELAGRPIHSAGDVQKALEGKRPGEAVTVVIQRGTSRFSVQIQLQAARK, from the coding sequence ATGACTGACGATTCCCATGATGGACTATCAGGTCCAATGGCGGTTGTACCCGCCTGGCTCGTGTCGATTTTGCTACTCGCGGTTTCGGGAGTGATGCTGCAAAACGCGGGTTATTTGCCCGGGTTCGGAGGTCGCGCCGCCAAAGAATCGCGTCCGGTGACGCCGCGCGGTGATCTGGCCGATGACGAGAAATCGACGATCCAGCTCTTTCGGGAAGCTTCACCTAGTGTCGTTCATATTACGACCTTGACTCGCCAACGAGACCATCTCAGCTTCAACTTGCCCAAGATTCCAGAGGGAACTGGGACTGGTTTTATCTACGACGATGCGGGGCACATCGTCACGAACTATCACGTGATTCGTGCGGCGCAGGCGGCACGTGTCATGCTCGCCGATAATAGTTCGTGGTCTGCGGTTCTTGTTGGGTACGATCCTGACAAGGATATTGCCGTGCTCAAGATTTCCGTTCCTGCTGGGCGACTCACGAAGGTGGCCATTGGGACGTCATCGGATCTGCAGGTTGGGCAGAAGGTGTTTGCCATCGGTAGTCCGTTTGGGCTGGATCAGACTTTGACGACCGGCATCATCAGCGGCTTGGGGCGCGAGATCGAATCCGTGGGAGGGCGCCCGATTGAAGGCGTGATTCAGACGGATGCGGCGATCAATCCCGGAAACTCGGGTGGACCATTGCTCGACAGTGCTGGACGTTTAATTGGTGTTAACACGATGATCGTCAGCCCGTCTGGTGCATTCTCGGGGGTGGGGTTTGCAGTGCCGGTCGATATCGTGAATCAAGTGGTGCCGGACATCATCCGAAGTCATCAATCGGAGCGGGGTTCGCTGCCGGTCAAGCTTTTTGACGATTCGATTGCCCGAAGGCTGGGCGTTACATCAGGGGCCCTGATTGATCGCGTGTATGACTATGGCGGAGCCGACGCGGCTGTGTTACGGCCAACGTTTCTCGACGAACATGACGTCATTCACTTAGGTGATCTCATCGTGGAACTCGCAGGCCGTCCGATTCATTCCGCCGGGGATGTCCAGAAAGCACTCGAAGGAAAGAGGCCTGGAGAAGCGGTCACGGTCGTGATTCAGCGGGGAACCTCACGTTTTTCGGTGCAGATCCAATTGCAGGCCGCGAGAAAGTAG
- a CDS encoding RNA polymerase sigma factor: MSEVKSAAHDTISVVDERALIQQARHDKVALAELYQRHAKQVLNYVQRRVGDMAEAEDIVAVVFLAMVKNISRFKQHDKPLIAWLYRVATNEINRRLRRRRVMCFIGFATEPAIPDDVDIHSADHVRLLLLRLPLKYQTVLSMHYLEELPIEEIAEILSLAEGTIKSRLARGRGLLRTELESAERRSERRPNPL, encoded by the coding sequence ATGTCCGAAGTTAAGTCAGCCGCTCACGACACGATCTCGGTCGTCGATGAGCGAGCATTGATTCAGCAAGCCCGTCACGACAAGGTGGCGCTTGCTGAGTTGTATCAGCGGCATGCCAAACAAGTCCTGAACTATGTGCAGCGCCGAGTCGGGGACATGGCTGAAGCCGAAGACATTGTTGCAGTTGTGTTTCTCGCGATGGTGAAGAACATCAGCCGGTTCAAGCAGCATGATAAGCCCCTGATCGCCTGGCTCTACCGCGTGGCGACGAACGAAATCAATCGGAGGCTGCGCCGCCGTCGGGTGATGTGTTTTATCGGATTCGCGACAGAACCGGCGATCCCTGATGACGTCGACATCCACAGTGCCGATCACGTGCGACTTCTGTTATTGCGTCTACCACTCAAATACCAGACCGTTCTGTCGATGCACTATCTCGAAGAGTTACCGATTGAGGAAATCGCCGAAATATTGAGTCTCGCCGAAGGAACAATCAAATCTCGACTTGCGCGTGGAAGAGGATTGCTGCGCACTGAACTGGAGTCTGCCGAACGAAGGAGCGAGAGGCGTCCCAATCCACTGTGA
- a CDS encoding AAA family ATPase, with amino-acid sequence MPGPQAGLVASCLGDLEARPIVWLWGELVARGMVSILAGPSGVGKSFVAIDVAAAVTQGDRKTVREPDTQPTATTSDAHDVLFVSPEYEIAEVLRPRLMAAGADMQRMHVIHGIRAKEEDCIQDECRPIQLQEDLPLLKQEIERRHAAGSSLRLIVVDPFLQEPLNDRADRANFLSTMQELARIAAATQVAILLVVNCPSKANLRMIPLESIAQSVWWVDSDPYRPERRLLLPVKTNLVAKTPARSFVLNEGRAQWDCRPIWMTAERFQVEVRERARRPLFDQEFSELARAMCWLRDFMHTDTHEFKHVKAAADFVGLGERTLRRAFCGLKGISWRIPGANSWAWKLRDDDVVHPHLPWTLDRFLYDETEGEQAVDNGTNAAASKTVNVEGSKS; translated from the coding sequence ATGCCCGGCCCGCAAGCAGGTCTTGTCGCCAGTTGCCTGGGGGATCTTGAGGCTCGGCCGATTGTCTGGTTGTGGGGCGAACTGGTGGCGCGGGGAATGGTCTCGATTTTGGCCGGCCCTTCGGGAGTCGGCAAGTCGTTCGTGGCGATCGATGTCGCCGCCGCGGTAACTCAGGGTGATCGGAAGACCGTGCGAGAACCGGATACACAACCGACGGCCACCACCAGCGACGCGCATGATGTGCTGTTCGTCTCGCCCGAGTATGAAATCGCGGAAGTCCTTCGGCCGCGATTAATGGCGGCGGGGGCTGATATGCAACGCATGCATGTCATTCATGGGATTCGAGCGAAGGAAGAGGATTGCATTCAGGACGAGTGTCGGCCGATCCAACTGCAAGAAGATTTGCCGCTACTGAAACAGGAAATTGAAAGGCGACACGCAGCCGGATCGTCCTTGCGACTGATCGTTGTTGATCCGTTTTTGCAGGAACCCTTGAACGACCGAGCCGATCGGGCGAACTTCCTCTCGACGATGCAGGAACTCGCCAGGATTGCGGCAGCAACGCAAGTCGCCATTTTGCTCGTGGTGAATTGTCCATCGAAAGCGAATCTTCGAATGATTCCACTGGAGTCGATCGCCCAATCGGTCTGGTGGGTCGACAGTGACCCGTATCGTCCCGAGCGCAGACTGCTGTTACCGGTCAAAACCAATCTGGTTGCGAAAACGCCCGCCAGATCCTTCGTGCTCAACGAGGGGCGCGCTCAGTGGGACTGCCGACCGATCTGGATGACTGCCGAACGTTTCCAAGTAGAGGTACGCGAGAGGGCACGACGCCCATTATTCGATCAGGAATTCAGTGAGTTGGCGCGGGCCATGTGCTGGCTGCGCGATTTCATGCACACGGATACACACGAATTCAAGCACGTGAAGGCCGCAGCAGACTTTGTGGGGCTTGGTGAGAGAACATTACGACGAGCGTTCTGTGGGTTGAAAGGCATCTCGTGGCGAATTCCCGGAGCCAACTCGTGGGCCTGGAAGTTGCGAGACGATGACGTCGTGCATCCGCACCTTCCCTGGACACTCGATCGGTTCCTCTATGACGAAACCGAGGGTGAGCAAGCAGTGGACAACGGCACCAACGCGGCAGCATCCAAGACAGTCAACGTAGAGGGCAGTAAATCGTGA
- a CDS encoding GNAT family N-acetyltransferase: MVTLRDLTRDNWVECARLALDENQQGNLASNIETIAESKFEEHHRLRAIYHGDRLVGLLAYTREDDPPDEELFWIFRLMVDKDYQRQGIGLAAMQLAIGEIAELGASRIRTMHKPTNRAAASLYRNLGFREIGFLDDGDVLLEMRLTPTRYDCVDEASD, encoded by the coding sequence ATGGTGACACTCAGAGACCTTACGCGAGACAATTGGGTTGAGTGCGCTCGCTTGGCCCTGGATGAGAACCAGCAAGGCAATCTTGCGAGTAACATCGAGACAATTGCTGAATCCAAGTTCGAAGAGCATCATCGATTGAGGGCGATCTATCATGGCGACCGGTTGGTCGGATTGCTCGCTTACACTCGCGAAGATGACCCACCCGATGAAGAACTGTTTTGGATATTCCGGCTGATGGTCGACAAGGATTATCAGAGACAGGGAATCGGTTTGGCCGCGATGCAATTAGCAATCGGAGAAATTGCGGAATTGGGAGCATCTCGAATCAGAACGATGCACAAACCAACCAATCGGGCAGCGGCATCACTGTATAGGAATCTTGGCTTCAGAGAGATTGGCTTTCTTGATGATGGGGATGTCTTGCTCGAAATGAGACTTACTCCAACCCGATACGATTGCGTCGATGAAGCTTCTGACTGA
- a CDS encoding transposase, with amino-acid sequence MPRPPRADEAAGLYHALNRGNGRQEIFHKSEDFAAFERVLAEGLASYDVTLFCFQLMPNHWHLVLRPNADGELSRFMRWITATHTMRYRAHYRTSGQGHVYQGRFKSFPIQDDAHFLTVCR; translated from the coding sequence ATGCCACGACCACCCCGCGCCGATGAAGCTGCCGGACTGTACCATGCCTTGAACCGAGGCAATGGACGGCAGGAGATTTTCCATAAATCCGAGGACTTTGCCGCATTTGAGCGAGTTCTTGCGGAAGGGTTAGCTTCTTATGATGTCACGCTCTTTTGCTTCCAACTCATGCCCAATCATTGGCATCTTGTCCTGCGTCCGAACGCTGATGGTGAGCTAAGTCGGTTCATGCGCTGGATCACCGCGACGCACACGATGCGTTACCGGGCTCATTACCGCACCTCGGGCCAAGGGCATGTTTACCAGGGACGATTTAAAAGCTTTCCAATTCAGGATGATGCGCATTTTCTGACTGTTTGCCGTT
- a CDS encoding DUF2252 family protein → MSVFGKIIKFNSDRDPSLLKVKFDRMSVSPFAFFRGTNHLFVDIWSDLSPPAPGPSILICGDLHVENFGAFRTENGNWCFGINDFDDASIAACSMDIVRCASSILLAAVDWKLSPVDAAGLVLIFLDEYRATIVESQHSNKIGRVDNEDGKNLIGRVLGSHRFESHKRMIAGLTNRRGNKIRRDKRLRPALFEWLAARIKSDVQDYLQSKKDLGGYCALDVTGRIAGIGSVGNERYVALIATQAKKGKRLLDIKLAVQSPISDASKQAAYYSTEAERIVIAQRQIQGENTVGLDFAEFQSKSFRVREMVPDENRCQIDCFREKPTRLSAALKVIGRVVGWSQLRGAKFGTFDRQGELENWARGANLDAVLKSSVRYAKRTTEDLSEFTHAYRRERLHR, encoded by the coding sequence ATGTCAGTATTTGGCAAGATTATCAAATTCAATTCGGATCGAGATCCCTCTCTATTGAAAGTGAAGTTCGACCGAATGAGCGTCAGTCCGTTCGCGTTCTTCCGTGGGACAAACCATCTGTTTGTTGATATCTGGTCCGATCTGTCTCCGCCGGCCCCAGGGCCATCAATTCTGATTTGTGGCGATTTACATGTCGAAAACTTCGGAGCATTTAGAACCGAGAACGGAAACTGGTGCTTCGGAATCAACGACTTCGACGATGCTTCGATTGCTGCATGCAGTATGGATATCGTTCGCTGTGCGTCGAGCATCCTTCTTGCGGCCGTCGATTGGAAGCTCTCTCCGGTCGATGCCGCAGGCTTGGTTTTAATCTTTTTGGATGAGTACCGTGCAACGATCGTCGAGAGTCAACATTCGAACAAAATCGGACGTGTTGATAATGAGGACGGAAAAAATCTGATCGGCCGCGTACTCGGTTCTCATAGATTCGAATCCCACAAGCGAATGATCGCCGGACTCACAAATCGGAGAGGGAACAAGATCCGTCGTGACAAGCGGCTGCGACCCGCGCTGTTCGAGTGGCTCGCAGCAAGAATTAAAAGCGATGTGCAAGATTATTTGCAGAGCAAGAAGGACTTGGGAGGTTACTGCGCATTGGACGTAACGGGCAGAATCGCGGGAATTGGAAGCGTCGGAAACGAAAGATATGTTGCACTGATCGCAACCCAGGCAAAAAAGGGCAAGCGACTTCTGGATATCAAGCTTGCCGTGCAATCCCCGATATCTGACGCCTCAAAACAGGCTGCGTACTATTCAACTGAAGCCGAGCGAATTGTTATCGCACAGCGACAAATTCAGGGGGAAAACACAGTCGGCTTGGACTTCGCGGAATTTCAAAGCAAATCCTTTCGAGTTCGCGAGATGGTTCCGGACGAAAACAGGTGCCAGATCGACTGTTTCCGAGAAAAACCAACCAGACTAAGTGCAGCCCTTAAAGTGATAGGTCGAGTGGTTGGCTGGTCTCAATTGCGTGGGGCGAAATTCGGAACTTTCGATCGCCAAGGGGAGTTGGAAAATTGGGCTCGTGGAGCGAATCTCGATGCCGTGCTCAAATCTTCCGTTCGTTACGCTAAACGTACGACGGAAGATTTGAGCGAGTTTACGCACGCCTATCGCCGCGAACGACTTCATCGTTAG